The following proteins are encoded in a genomic region of uncultured Ilyobacter sp.:
- the gdhA gene encoding NADP-specific glutamate dehydrogenase, protein MSYTKEVIERVRTRNSGEPEFIQAVEEVFFTLDPVLKKHPEWIKANILERITEPERQIMFRVPWTDDEGKLQVNRGYRVQFSGAIGPYKGGLRFHDSLNLGTVKFLGFEQIFKNSLTGLPIGGGKGGSDFSPLGKSDSEIMRFCQSFMTELYRHIGPDIDIPAGDIGVGGKEIGYLYGQYRRIRGSFENGTITGKGIPYGGSHVRPEATGYGIVYFANEILKHQGENFEGKTVALSGFGNVTWGTCLKIRDLGGKVVTISGPDGYVYDPEGITTDEKIDFILEMRSSGRDIVKDYADKFGVEFFPKEKPWGVKVDIVIPCATQNEISIEDAKKIVKNKVKFIIEGSNMPTTNEAIAYLQENSVIVGPAKAANAGGVATSALEMCQNSMRISWNEEEVDKKLMDIMINIHNTAANASEKYGFGYNLVAGANIAGFEKVADAMISQGDY, encoded by the coding sequence ATGTCTTATACCAAAGAAGTTATTGAACGTGTCAGAACTAGAAACAGTGGGGAGCCTGAATTTATCCAGGCTGTGGAAGAAGTATTTTTTACATTGGATCCTGTTTTGAAAAAACATCCTGAATGGATAAAAGCCAATATTTTGGAAAGGATAACTGAGCCTGAGAGACAAATCATGTTCCGGGTTCCGTGGACTGACGATGAGGGGAAACTGCAGGTTAACCGTGGTTACCGTGTACAGTTTAGTGGAGCTATAGGACCTTACAAGGGCGGGCTAAGATTCCACGACTCCTTAAATCTGGGGACAGTTAAATTTTTGGGTTTCGAACAAATCTTTAAAAATTCTCTTACTGGACTCCCTATTGGAGGAGGAAAGGGAGGATCCGACTTTAGTCCTCTTGGAAAATCAGATTCTGAAATTATGAGATTTTGCCAAAGTTTCATGACTGAACTATATCGGCATATTGGGCCTGATATAGATATACCTGCTGGAGATATAGGGGTAGGGGGAAAAGAGATAGGTTATCTTTATGGACAGTACAGAAGAATAAGAGGATCTTTTGAAAACGGAACCATAACAGGAAAGGGAATTCCTTATGGAGGATCTCATGTACGTCCTGAAGCTACAGGATACGGGATAGTTTATTTTGCAAATGAGATATTAAAACATCAGGGAGAGAATTTTGAAGGGAAAACTGTTGCATTATCGGGATTTGGAAATGTAACCTGGGGAACATGCCTTAAAATAAGAGATCTCGGAGGGAAGGTTGTGACAATCTCAGGTCCTGACGGCTATGTATATGACCCTGAGGGGATTACAACTGACGAAAAGATCGACTTTATACTTGAGATGAGATCTTCAGGAAGAGATATAGTAAAAGATTATGCAGATAAATTTGGAGTGGAATTTTTCCCGAAAGAGAAACCGTGGGGCGTAAAGGTCGATATCGTCATTCCTTGTGCAACTCAAAATGAGATTAGTATAGAGGACGCAAAAAAGATAGTTAAAAATAAAGTTAAATTTATTATAGAGGGGTCAAATATGCCAACTACCAATGAGGCCATTGCATATCTTCAAGAAAACAGCGTCATTGTTGGCCCAGCTAAAGCTGCAAATGCTGGAGGAGTTGCAACATCAGCCCTTGAAATGTGTCAAAACTCAATGAGGATTTCTTGGAATGAAGAGGAGGTAGATAAAAAGCTAATGGACATCATGATCAATATCCATAATACAGCTGCAAATGCCTCTGAAAAATATGGATTTGGATACAATCTGGTTGCTGGTGCAAATATCGCAGGTTTTGAAAAGGTTGCAGATGCTATGATATCCCAAGGAGACTATTGA
- a CDS encoding sulfite exporter TauE/SafE family protein — translation MVSPIKDILFLLVIFSTNAIQAITGFAGTLLAMPPSILLIGVNEARAVLNIVTWISCFVITFQNYQWTNKKELKKIIIFMLVSMVLGLKLYEILPLQLLLTTYGILIILIALKGLLIEKSFNIPSFLMLIVLVSAGIIHGMFVSGGSLLVIYAVKTFKDKNEFRATIAPVWVILNTFMVFDHIGNGYITKKVVILLLLSIIPMFLGIGLGNKLYDKINQKLFLKFTYLLLGISGLLVVF, via the coding sequence ATGGTTAGCCCAATCAAAGATATTTTATTTCTGCTGGTTATATTTAGCACCAATGCCATCCAAGCAATTACAGGTTTTGCAGGTACTCTTTTGGCAATGCCACCTTCGATTTTACTCATAGGGGTCAATGAAGCCAGAGCCGTCCTCAATATTGTCACATGGATATCGTGCTTTGTTATCACATTTCAAAATTACCAGTGGACAAATAAAAAAGAGTTAAAAAAAATAATCATCTTTATGCTAGTAAGTATGGTTTTAGGCTTGAAACTTTATGAAATTCTACCCCTGCAATTACTTTTAACAACTTATGGCATATTAATAATCCTTATCGCACTGAAAGGACTTTTAATTGAAAAATCTTTTAATATTCCATCTTTTTTAATGTTAATTGTACTTGTGTCAGCAGGGATTATTCATGGAATGTTTGTTTCAGGAGGATCCCTACTTGTAATCTACGCAGTAAAAACTTTTAAAGACAAAAATGAATTTAGAGCCACTATAGCTCCTGTGTGGGTTATATTAAATACCTTTATGGTGTTTGACCATATTGGAAATGGATATATTACAAAAAAAGTGGTTATCCTTTTACTATTAAGTATTATTCCGATGTTTTTAGGTATAGGTCTAGGGAATAAGCTATATGACAAAATCAATCAAAAATTATTTCTAAAATTCACCTATTTATTGCTGGGAATTTCCGGTTTATTGGTTGTTTTTTAG
- a CDS encoding cytidylate kinase-like family protein has product MKNYVITIGREFGSGGPLIGKILAEKLGIKFYDAEIIELTAKKNNMKTSYVEEYDESMEETIENKSILAALKKNSIQDKLYKEEVEVIKDIASKESCVIIGRCGNHILKDMKNAIHIFIYAPYGFRFNRISEVYPLTKEATEKMISQVDKARHDYYKRYTKTYRGDREGKHILMDSSLLGIQGTAEVLKQIVIKRFSLDEKNNG; this is encoded by the coding sequence ATGAAAAATTATGTTATTACAATAGGAAGAGAATTCGGAAGCGGAGGGCCGCTTATCGGAAAAATTTTAGCAGAAAAACTTGGAATAAAATTTTACGATGCTGAAATAATAGAGCTCACTGCAAAAAAAAATAATATGAAAACTTCTTATGTTGAGGAATATGATGAATCCATGGAAGAAACAATAGAAAATAAGTCTATCCTTGCTGCACTGAAAAAAAATTCTATACAAGACAAACTCTACAAGGAAGAAGTGGAGGTTATAAAAGATATAGCAAGTAAAGAATCTTGTGTGATTATCGGTAGGTGCGGAAACCATATCCTAAAAGATATGAAAAATGCCATCCATATATTTATATATGCTCCCTATGGATTTAGATTTAACCGTATTTCTGAAGTTTACCCTTTAACGAAAGAAGCGACGGAGAAAATGATATCCCAGGTGGATAAGGCCAGACACGATTATTACAAACGTTATACAAAAACTTACCGTGGGGACAGGGAAGGAAAACATATTCTTATGGATAGCAGTCTCCTTGGAATTCAAGGTACTGCTGAGGTCTTGAAACAGATCGTAATTAAAAGATTTTCTTTAGACGAAAAAAATAATGGTTAG
- a CDS encoding ABC transporter ATP-binding protein gives MMSIFKSKERQKENVEKVETTEKKAKNGEVLIDIKDVELVYGTKSNPILALHDINLEIKKGEFICVLGPSGCGKSTLLKIIAGFHQATSGSCTMNGKAITGPDWHRGVVFQAPTLYPWMTIRENVEFGPRMRGLSEDEIEKVRLHFLEQVNLKGFGNKSTFELSGGMKQRAALARVLSNYPEVILMDEPFGALDALTRDNMQGLIRDIWKKNNSTVFLITHDIEEALSLGTRVIVMSKRPGTILREFNLDFTNRIYEGKNDRIKYTDEYLNLKDEMLEIINSQHVE, from the coding sequence ATGATGAGTATTTTTAAAAGCAAAGAGAGGCAAAAGGAAAATGTTGAAAAAGTAGAAACTACGGAGAAAAAGGCAAAAAACGGAGAAGTTCTTATAGATATAAAAGATGTAGAGTTAGTTTATGGAACTAAATCTAATCCTATCTTGGCACTGCATGATATTAATCTAGAAATAAAAAAAGGTGAGTTTATCTGTGTCTTAGGACCCTCTGGATGCGGTAAAAGTACCCTCTTAAAAATCATAGCAGGTTTTCACCAGGCTACAAGCGGTTCTTGTACAATGAATGGTAAAGCTATAACTGGACCTGACTGGCATAGAGGCGTAGTATTCCAAGCACCGACTCTCTACCCTTGGATGACCATAAGAGAAAACGTGGAATTCGGGCCTAGAATGCGTGGACTTTCAGAAGATGAAATTGAAAAAGTTAGACTTCACTTCTTAGAACAGGTAAACTTAAAAGGATTTGGGAATAAATCTACCTTTGAGTTATCTGGAGGTATGAAGCAAAGGGCAGCCCTAGCAAGAGTATTATCAAACTATCCAGAAGTTATACTTATGGATGAACCTTTCGGAGCACTTGATGCACTGACTAGGGACAATATGCAGGGGCTGATTCGTGATATATGGAAGAAAAATAACAGTACTGTATTTTTAATTACCCACGATATAGAGGAAGCATTATCACTTGGAACTAGAGTAATCGTCATGTCAAAACGTCCTGGAACAATCTTGAGAGAGTTTAATCTAGACTTTACAAATAGAATATATGAAGGGAAAAATGACCGTATAAAATATACAGATGAATACTTAAACCTAAAAGATGAGATGCTAGAAATAATCAACAGTCAACACGTAGAATAA
- a CDS encoding ABC transporter permease, translating into MEKTKMKFTVEQMMTITTWAIILGGWYTVTKYEIVSKTLVPSPQRVFTSFIKIMKDGYGGDSIWIHLGASFQRLFTALGLAIVTAVPLGLLSGYYKKVRAIIDSVVEFYRPLPPLAYYTLLVLWLGIDNTSKVTMLYLAGFAPMYIACVSAVTKINQDYVLSAKTLGANQNQVFFKIVLPACLPEIFVGLRTAVGVEYTTLVAAEMVAATSGIGWLVLDASKFLKADVMFVGILIMGITGILIDVVLRLIENKLVFWKGHV; encoded by the coding sequence ATGGAAAAGACTAAGATGAAATTTACCGTAGAACAGATGATGACAATAACCACATGGGCTATCATTTTAGGGGGATGGTATACCGTTACAAAATACGAAATTGTCTCTAAAACATTAGTACCATCGCCGCAAAGAGTATTCACAAGCTTTATAAAGATCATGAAAGATGGTTATGGAGGAGACTCTATATGGATTCATTTAGGGGCAAGTTTTCAAAGGCTCTTTACAGCACTAGGACTTGCTATAGTAACTGCTGTTCCACTAGGGCTTTTAAGCGGTTATTATAAAAAAGTAAGAGCAATTATTGATTCAGTTGTGGAATTCTACCGTCCACTTCCACCTCTTGCTTACTATACATTGTTAGTACTATGGCTAGGTATCGATAATACATCAAAGGTCACTATGCTATATCTTGCTGGATTTGCACCTATGTATATAGCCTGCGTATCTGCAGTAACTAAAATCAATCAAGACTATGTCTTAAGTGCCAAAACACTTGGAGCAAATCAAAATCAAGTATTCTTTAAAATTGTTTTGCCAGCATGTTTGCCAGAAATCTTTGTTGGGCTTAGAACAGCAGTAGGTGTTGAGTACACAACTCTGGTAGCTGCAGAAATGGTAGCGGCTACATCTGGAATAGGTTGGCTGGTATTAGACGCATCAAAATTTCTTAAGGCTGACGTAATGTTTGTGGGTATTTTAATTATGGGAATCACAGGAATATTAATAGATGTCGTTTTACGTTTAATTGAAAATAAACTTGTTTTCTGGAAGGGACACGTATAA
- a CDS encoding iron-containing alcohol dehydrogenase family protein gives MNWDYSQPVKIKFGKDTIKKLPEIVKSYGCKNGLLVSDAFFLKNGLADQIIKESKGTLTEIFSDISPNPDVTEVDACAEMIRENNIDFVVALGGGSAMDCAKAAASVCLTNNSIRAYHGTGVAIPNDHLPLIAVPTTSGTGSEVTCVSVLTDSENGKKAPIGSPGFYPDHAIVDPVLTYSMPPHVTAGTGIDVLSHAIEGYWSNFHQPICDALAIHSIDLVLKYLFRAFDNPEDSEAREKMAEASVIAGLAFTLPKTTSSHACSYPLTNIYKIPHGEACGLTLDYFMRINASDLRVKEMASKLGYESVEKLADDILNLKKKMGLRTDLKDFNLTDEDVAELVKISRHPNLYNNPVEITDEMLDAMYQAMR, from the coding sequence ATGAACTGGGATTATAGCCAACCTGTAAAAATAAAATTTGGAAAAGATACAATAAAAAAACTACCTGAAATAGTAAAATCATACGGATGTAAAAATGGCCTGCTAGTCAGTGATGCTTTTTTTCTAAAAAATGGCCTGGCAGATCAGATAATAAAAGAAAGCAAAGGAACTTTAACAGAAATATTTTCAGATATATCTCCAAATCCAGATGTAACTGAAGTCGATGCCTGTGCTGAAATGATCAGAGAAAATAACATCGATTTCGTAGTTGCCCTTGGAGGCGGAAGTGCTATGGATTGTGCCAAGGCAGCAGCTAGTGTCTGCCTTACCAATAATTCTATCAGAGCCTATCACGGTACAGGAGTAGCAATTCCAAATGACCATTTACCTCTGATCGCTGTACCGACCACATCTGGTACAGGAAGTGAAGTAACTTGTGTATCTGTACTCACTGACAGTGAGAATGGAAAAAAGGCTCCTATAGGATCTCCTGGATTTTATCCTGATCACGCAATTGTAGACCCTGTTTTGACATATTCTATGCCACCTCATGTCACTGCAGGGACAGGAATAGATGTTCTTTCTCATGCTATAGAGGGTTATTGGAGTAACTTCCACCAGCCTATATGTGATGCTCTTGCTATACACTCTATAGACTTGGTACTTAAGTATTTATTTAGAGCCTTTGATAATCCTGAAGACTCAGAGGCAAGGGAAAAAATGGCAGAAGCTTCGGTTATTGCCGGTTTAGCTTTTACCTTGCCTAAAACAACATCTTCCCATGCATGCTCTTATCCTCTTACAAACATTTATAAAATACCTCATGGAGAAGCCTGCGGATTGACTCTAGATTATTTTATGAGAATAAACGCAAGTGATCTTCGTGTCAAAGAGATGGCATCAAAACTAGGTTATGAAAGTGTGGAAAAGCTGGCAGATGACATCTTAAACTTAAAGAAAAAAATGGGGCTCAGAACTGATTTAAAAGATTTTAATCTCACAGATGAGGATGTTGCAGAGCTGGTAAAAATTAGCCGTCACCCTAATCTTTATAATAATCCAGTAGAAATAACAGATGAAATGTTAGATGCAATGTATCAGGCAATGAGATAA
- a CDS encoding aminotransferase class III-fold pyridoxal phosphate-dependent enzyme produces the protein MKKLTGKEVQDLDQQYVMHSWSKQGATHIPVEKAEGIYFWDYDGKRYADMSSLLVCTNLGHNNRAIVEAIKEQADKMCFMAPAYASEPKSLLAKKILDISEDNMGRVFFTNGGAESNENAIKMARMFTGRNKIFSRYRSYHGATLGAGNASGDWRRFAAEIGGANGFVKFIDPYTYKDGFEDGEDEKASAYYLKLLEDQLHYEGPYNVAAIILESITGANGVLIPPKGYMEGVRELCDKYGIMLICDEVMAGFGRTGKMFGFQHFNIKPDLVTFAKGVTCGYVQLGGVVVSKEIAKFFENEPLLCGLTYSGHTLACAAGVASVDYYLENKICEHVEKVGKVLADFLDEMVEKHPCVGQARHIGLFSALEIVKNKETREPMVPYGVANTIMPSIMAELKKRGFSTFGRENNINICPPLTITEEELKEHLPILDEVLTWVDETYL, from the coding sequence ATGAAGAAATTAACTGGTAAAGAAGTACAAGATTTAGATCAACAATATGTAATGCATTCATGGTCAAAGCAGGGGGCAACACATATCCCTGTAGAAAAAGCAGAAGGTATTTATTTTTGGGACTATGATGGAAAAAGATATGCAGATATGTCTTCATTACTTGTCTGCACAAATTTAGGTCATAATAACAGAGCAATTGTAGAAGCCATAAAAGAACAGGCAGACAAAATGTGTTTTATGGCACCAGCTTATGCATCTGAACCAAAATCTCTTTTGGCAAAAAAAATACTTGACATTTCTGAAGATAATATGGGAAGAGTCTTTTTTACCAATGGTGGTGCTGAATCAAACGAGAATGCTATAAAAATGGCAAGAATGTTTACAGGAAGAAACAAGATATTTAGTAGATATAGAAGTTACCACGGTGCCACACTAGGTGCAGGAAACGCTTCAGGAGACTGGAGAAGATTTGCAGCAGAGATCGGGGGAGCAAACGGTTTTGTAAAATTCATAGACCCTTACACATATAAAGACGGATTTGAAGATGGAGAAGACGAAAAGGCAAGTGCATACTATCTAAAACTTTTAGAAGATCAGCTGCACTATGAAGGACCTTACAATGTGGCGGCAATAATCCTAGAAAGTATTACAGGAGCAAACGGAGTACTCATTCCGCCAAAGGGATATATGGAAGGAGTAAGAGAACTTTGTGACAAATACGGTATCATGCTCATCTGCGATGAAGTTATGGCAGGATTCGGAAGAACCGGTAAGATGTTTGGATTCCAGCACTTTAACATCAAACCTGATTTAGTTACCTTTGCAAAAGGTGTTACCTGTGGTTATGTACAACTTGGTGGTGTAGTTGTTTCCAAGGAGATTGCTAAATTCTTTGAAAATGAACCTCTACTATGTGGTTTGACTTACAGCGGACACACACTGGCATGTGCAGCAGGTGTAGCTTCTGTAGATTACTACCTAGAAAATAAAATATGTGAACATGTTGAAAAAGTGGGGAAAGTGCTAGCAGACTTTCTAGATGAAATGGTAGAAAAGCATCCTTGCGTAGGACAAGCCAGACATATAGGACTTTTTAGTGCTCTAGAAATCGTAAAAAATAAAGAGACTAGAGAACCTATGGTTCCATACGGTGTAGCAAATACAATTATGCCAAGTATTATGGCCGAATTGAAAAAGAGAGGATTCTCAACATTCGGACGTGAAAATAATATAAATATCTGTCCTCCACTTACAATAACTGAGGAAGAATTAAAGGAACATCTTCCTATTTTAGATGAGGTATTAACTTGGGTTGATGAAACCTACCTATAA
- a CDS encoding PucR family transcriptional regulator ligand-binding domain-containing protein, translating into MAIKLSELYDSVKDQEIKLVAGKNGLNNIVRWVHMVESLEISVFLHGQEIAFTTGIGLENKEDLFNLVKHTYNNNASGMVINIGPFIDEISNEIIEFCNENDFPIFEVPWHVYMAEIMRDFCYNITISDRINTELSNAIKNAIFFQSQQELYLPQLERHNFNSNWSYCLAVIETRDKDSKKVVDSKRRAKILKNLENTLAHTSKRSFVFELDGRFVLVFAKYSEEKIKDIVELTKKRCNPILRNNEEIYFGVGKSTKNAKCIAKSYKRALDVLKLQKSSNSNEIIMYRQLGLYKLLLSIDDKEIVNEYYQETLEPLIKHDQLSNTDYLEVLDSYIKNDCCVKDVAEQLFYHRNTINYKLNKIQEILSCDLSKLNTRLIYSISLMLNNIN; encoded by the coding sequence ATGGCAATAAAATTAAGTGAACTATATGATTCAGTGAAGGATCAGGAGATTAAATTAGTTGCCGGGAAAAACGGACTGAACAACATAGTCAGATGGGTACACATGGTTGAGAGTTTAGAGATATCTGTTTTTTTACACGGACAGGAGATCGCTTTCACCACAGGAATAGGTTTAGAAAATAAAGAAGATTTATTTAATCTGGTTAAGCATACCTATAACAACAATGCCAGCGGAATGGTTATAAATATCGGACCCTTTATAGATGAAATTTCAAATGAGATCATAGAATTTTGTAATGAAAATGATTTCCCTATTTTTGAAGTCCCATGGCATGTGTATATGGCTGAGATAATGAGGGACTTCTGCTATAATATAACTATTTCTGATAGGATCAATACTGAACTATCCAACGCTATTAAAAATGCTATATTTTTTCAAAGCCAGCAAGAACTATATCTTCCACAATTAGAAAGACATAATTTTAACTCCAACTGGTCATACTGTTTGGCAGTTATCGAAACTAGAGATAAAGACAGCAAAAAAGTAGTCGACAGCAAAAGAAGAGCTAAAATTTTAAAAAATCTTGAAAACACTCTCGCTCACACCTCTAAAAGATCCTTTGTCTTCGAGTTAGATGGGAGATTCGTGTTAGTTTTTGCAAAATATAGTGAAGAAAAAATAAAGGATATAGTTGAGTTAACAAAGAAAAGATGCAACCCAATATTAAGAAATAATGAGGAAATCTATTTTGGTGTGGGAAAAAGCACCAAAAATGCAAAATGTATTGCAAAGAGTTATAAGAGAGCATTAGATGTATTAAAGCTTCAAAAAAGTAGTAACAGCAACGAAATAATTATGTACCGTCAGTTAGGTCTGTATAAGTTACTTCTGTCCATTGATGACAAAGAGATCGTAAATGAGTACTATCAAGAAACTCTAGAACCTCTCATTAAACACGATCAGCTTAGCAACACAGATTATTTAGAAGTACTAGATTCATATATAAAAAACGACTGCTGTGTAAAAGATGTAGCTGAACAGCTCTTTTATCACCGAAACACAATAAATTACAAATTAAATAAAATACAGGAAATACTCTCTTGTGATCTTTCAAAACTGAATACAAGACTTATCTACAGCATCTCCCTCATGTTAAATAACATCAATTAA
- a CDS encoding PucR family transcriptional regulator ligand-binding domain-containing protein: MIVKLSELYSSVKDQEIKLIAGKKGLDNIVRWVHMVENIEISVFLDGQEIAFTTGIGLEKKSDLLDLVKHAYNNQCSGMVINIGPFIDEISDEIIAFANEHDFPIFEVPWHVHVAEIMRIFCYNITISDRINTELSGAFKNSIFFQNQEELYVPQLERYDFNANWSYCLAIMEPVNMNTDKRSKILKTIENTVSSLAKKSFVFELEGKFVLVFAEYTEEEIRDILKVTKDKCNSLLKDNEEIYSGIGKSTKNIKCLAKSYKRASDVLKLQKSSKNNDIVMYRELGLYKLLLSLEDEEVVQEYYQETLEPLVKHDQLNKTDYVEVLDTYLKNNGSLKGVAAELFYHRNTITYKLNKIQEILSCDLSELNTKLAYSIALMLKEII, encoded by the coding sequence ATGATAGTCAAATTAAGTGAATTGTATAGTTCAGTTAAAGATCAGGAAATAAAACTCATTGCTGGAAAAAAAGGTCTAGATAATATTGTCAGATGGGTACATATGGTTGAAAATATAGAAATCTCTGTTTTTTTAGATGGTCAGGAGATTGCTTTTACCACAGGTATCGGCCTAGAAAAGAAAAGTGATCTCCTTGATTTAGTAAAACACGCCTACAACAACCAGTGTAGTGGTATGGTAATTAATATAGGTCCTTTTATAGATGAAATTTCAGATGAGATCATAGCCTTTGCCAACGAGCATGATTTTCCTATTTTTGAAGTCCCGTGGCATGTACATGTCGCCGAAATCATGAGAATCTTCTGCTATAATATCACAATATCTGATAGGATCAACACCGAGTTATCTGGTGCTTTTAAAAACTCCATCTTTTTCCAAAACCAAGAAGAATTATATGTTCCCCAGCTTGAAAGATACGACTTTAATGCCAATTGGTCATACTGCCTTGCTATTATGGAACCGGTAAACATGAATACAGATAAAAGGTCTAAAATATTAAAAACTATTGAAAATACAGTAAGCTCCTTAGCCAAAAAATCCTTCGTTTTTGAATTAGAGGGTAAGTTTGTGTTGGTCTTTGCAGAATATACAGAGGAAGAAATAAGGGATATCCTCAAAGTTACAAAGGATAAGTGTAACTCTTTGTTAAAAGACAATGAAGAAATTTATAGCGGAATAGGGAAGAGTACTAAAAATATCAAATGCTTGGCAAAAAGTTATAAAAGGGCTTCAGATGTTTTAAAACTTCAAAAGAGCAGCAAAAACAACGACATAGTTATGTATCGTGAGTTAGGTTTGTATAAGCTCCTCCTTTCCCTTGAGGATGAAGAAGTTGTACAGGAATATTACCAGGAGACACTAGAACCCCTTGTAAAGCACGATCAGTTAAATAAAACAGATTATGTAGAAGTACTAGACACCTACCTCAAGAACAACGGAAGCCTCAAGGGAGTGGCTGCAGAACTTTTTTATCACCGTAACACGATAACCTACAAATTAAATAAAATCCAGGAGATACTTTCCTGTGATCTGTCAGAGCTAAATACCAAGCTCGCCTATAGTATCGCTCTCATGTTAAAAGAGATCATCTAA
- a CDS encoding 5-formyltetrahydrofolate cyclo-ligase — MKKKKTEMRKVLLDKRDQLSSTQKKTLDEDILKNFTKSIFYKNAETIFVFVSFGSEVNTHTIIEKAISDGKNVCVPKINLENKSMEVFRIESMDELKEGYYGILEPSEGKSKASSEELDLVVVPGVGFDINGYRIGYGGGFYDKFFESMEKEVPKVALGYNVQVVDEVPTEEHDERISGLITESHTYIFVC; from the coding sequence ATGAAAAAAAAGAAAACAGAGATGAGAAAGGTCCTTTTAGATAAAAGAGATCAGTTAAGTTCAACCCAAAAGAAGACTCTAGATGAAGATATACTTAAAAATTTTACAAAAAGTATTTTTTATAAAAATGCTGAGACAATTTTTGTTTTTGTGAGCTTTGGAAGTGAGGTAAATACTCATACAATAATAGAAAAAGCCATAAGTGACGGGAAAAATGTATGCGTTCCCAAAATAAACTTAGAAAATAAATCGATGGAAGTATTTAGAATAGAGAGCATGGACGAACTAAAAGAGGGTTACTATGGAATTCTAGAACCTTCTGAGGGAAAATCCAAGGCTTCTTCAGAGGAACTAGACTTAGTAGTGGTTCCAGGAGTGGGATTTGATATAAACGGTTACAGAATAGGCTACGGAGGAGGATTTTACGACAAATTCTTTGAGAGCATGGAAAAAGAGGTACCTAAGGTGGCTCTAGGTTACAATGTTCAGGTGGTTGATGAAGTGCCCACTGAGGAGCACGATGAAAGAATAAGTGGCCTTATTACAGAATCTCATACCTATATATTTGTATGCTAG